AATCCAATACCTAAATTTAAACTTTGGCCGTGCTGAGTCCAGAACTGACACAATTTAAACTTCGTATTTTCAATAAACGCATAGTCTTGTGGCTGTGGAACTTCTGGCCCAATACGGAAATCGATGGCAGAGTTAAATAAATGCTTAGAAGAACTTGCGCCGCCTGCACATTCATTTAAAGGTAAGTCTCGGTAAACTGAAGTTACCTCAAAGTCGGTTAAAACTTTTGCGGCAATAAGATATTTAAAGACACGTAAGGTCGATAAAGAATTATTCCAAAGTTCACGGTTAGGTACCGCATATTCTGAACGGCCACACTTCTGCCAATCACGAGCGGATCTTAATAATTCAAAACTTGGTACGATACCTGCCACATCATGACGCGCCAGAAATTTTTCATATTCGCGTACACGTTCATAATGATCGCCTGTATTTAACCAAGCGCGATAGGAAGCAGGTTCAACTTTAGGTGGAATTGGACGTTCGATAATAACGCGCTCTTGAGGAATAAAGATGCGCTTACCGCTTGGAGAGGTTTTGCCTGTTGTTGTGTGTTGAGGAGAGCTGGCGCAACCCACCATAATCGCAGGGATTATGCATAGGGGCAGCATGCTCTGCAAAAACTTCCGCATAAGAAAAATCAAAAGCTTATAAATATTGCGCCTATTTTAATGCAAAACAGTGCACAAATTACGAGGAATTTGCAATGAAATGTTTGAATAGGGTATAAAAAAGATCAGCGGTTGCTGATCTTTTTGAAATTATTTTTCTAGATACTGTAACTTATCTGGTTTGCCGTTCCATTCTTCGCGGTCAGCAGGTTGTTCACCAATTTGAGTAATGTTAGGCCACTTTTGAGAAAGTTCAGCATTTAATTCAATAAATACTTCTTGACCTTCTGGTAGCTCATCTTCAGAGAAAATTGCATTTGCAGGGCATTCTGGTTCACACAATGCACAGTCAATACATTCATCCGGATTAATCACTAGGAAATTCGGACCTTCGTAAAAACAGTCTACAGGACAAACTTCTACGCAATCTTGGTATTTACATTTAATACAATTTTCAGTGACAACAAAGGTCATGGCGACAGCTACCTAAAAAATATGGTTTCATTTCGAATAGCTTATTTTAGGCAAAAAAGGGGTAAACAAACAATTGCTTTTATTGATATTGTTTATTTATACATATGAAGATAAGTTAATACATTGATATTCAAAAGAATGTTTCAGCTTAAATAAGAGCTAAATTATAAAATCAGGATAATAATAAGTTTTATAAAACAATAGTTTAAATAATTTTTTTGTCATGAGTTTTAATGTCATTTGGGTCAAGGTATCTGTTTAGGCAGACACCTCAACCACAACATTTACTTTTAAATTTTGCCTCTATGCTGAATCGATAGACAAAAAATCTTTAAGTAATGAGCTTAAAGTGTACAAAGTAAATGGATGTCTTCTGGTTCAAGTTCCCATAATTGACGATCTGGGTGCTTTAATACGTCCGCGCCATGCTTTATATAGAAATCTACTGTACGCTTACTTGGAGTGGCTGAAATATAAAGTTGATTGGCTTCCAATTGCTTGGCCGATTCTTTTGCCGCTTGCATCAGCTTTGCACCAATACCTTTGCCTTGTTGATCGGCATCGACGTAAAAATATTGCAGTAATTTTGCATTGGGATAATCAGTAATAGTCTGATTCGAGACTACACTAATGCCAGCCAACTGTTCAGACGCATCAAAAGCACCGATAAATAAAGCCCCTTGTTCATAGAGTTCTTTTAATTTGGGCGGATCATTTTCTAAATGATAAGCATCCCAATGTTTAACATCATAAAAACAATCTGTTAATTCTAAGTGTTCTTGCTTTTGTAAGTAGAGTTGGGTAATCAGTTCACGACGATTAATCTGTTGCCAAATTAAATCGATCTCTGTGTATTGTAGTGGCCTTAAGAAAATAGAAATTTTATTCTCCTTAAAGTAAGAGCAAACATGCCTATACACATGTTTGCTCAATGAGTGATTATGAATTAAGCGCTGCTTTTAGCTCATAAAGCTGTTCAAGTGCCTGACGAGGAGTCAGGTTGTCTACTTCGATTTGCTTAAGTAAATCGAGGGCAGGTGAAGAGGCTTCAACTTCTATCACTTTCTCTATGACTTGAGTGCTTGGGGTAACTTCTGAATCTAAAGTTGCAAACAAATCACTTTGAACACTAATTTGTAAGTGCTGCTGTTGTTGCTTCTCTAAAATACGTAAACGCTTCTGAGCTTCTTTAATCACATTAGCTGGAATACCGGCTAATTTTGCAACCTGTAAACCATGACTTTGGCTTGCTGGTCCTTGTTGGACTTTATGCAATAAAATGAGATTACCGTTTAACTCTTGAGCAGTGACATGGTAGTTATCAATACCAGGTTCGCTACCTAACTCTGTTAATTCGAAATAGTGAGTCGCAAACAAGCAAAGACATTTAACGCGTTTAGTTAAATCAACCACACAAGCCCACGCTAAAGAAAGACCATCATAGGTACTGGTTCCGCGACCAACTTCATCCATTAACACAAGCGATTGATTCGTCGCATGGTGCAAGATTTGTGAAGTTTCAGTCATCTCAACCATAAAGGTCGATTTGCCTGTCGATAAGTCATCGGCTGAACCAATACGGGTAAAAATACGGTCAATCGGGCCAAGTTTGGCAGCTCGTGCCGGAACGTAACTACCGCAGTAAGCAAGCAAACTAATTAATGCTGTTTGGCGCATAAAGGTAGACTTACCGCCCATGTTTGGACCGGTAATAATTGCCATACGGTGCTGCACATCAAGGAAAGTATCATTTGGTGTAAATGGCGCTTTACTTAACGCTTCAACTACAGGATGACGGCCACCTTGAATCTTAATACCGGTTTCTGGTGTAAATTCAGGGCGTGCCCAGTTGTTTAAACGCGCTTGATGAGCAAAGTTTGCAATTACATCAATTTGCGCGATTGCTGAACTCATCATTTGTAGGTGAGCAATATTTTCACGAAGGTTTTCAAGTAAAGCTTCGAATAATGCTTTTTCACGAGCTAATGCACGCGACTCACTGGATAAAACTTTATCTTCAAAACTTTTTAGTTCAGGGGTAATGTAGCGCTCAGCATTCTTTAAGGTTTGACGGCGGATATAATCGGCAGGGGCTTGTTCGGCTTGAGCACGAGTCAGCTCAATGTAGTAACCACTCACACGGTTATAACCGATTTTTAAGGTGCTAATGCCAGTACGTTCACGCTCTTTTATTTCTAAATCAATGAGGAATTGACCTGCATGATCACGAATTTGGCGTAATTCATCAAGTTCAGCATCATAGCCTTCTGCAATTACATTGCCATCACGAAGTAATACAGGCGGATTTTCAACAATCGCAGCCATTAAATGTTGATGAAGCGATTTAAAGTCACCCAATTCCTGATCGAGCTGTCCTAATAACTTAGTTTTCTTTGCTTGTACAACAGGTGCTAAAGCATTTCGTAAAAATGGAATTTGCGCGCAAGCATGACGAAGCTGAACTAAATCACGTGGTCGCGCACTACCCAGCGCCACACGACTAAGCACACGTTCAATATCCCCAATTTCTTTAAGTACCAGACGAACAGGGCTTTCATGGTAGCCTTGAATCAATTGCTCAATCGCATCTAAACGTGCGTCAAGTAATGCTGTATCACGAACAGGCTGCATGAGTGTGCGGCTAAGTAAACGTCCACCCATTGCGGTTTGGCAATCGTTCACAAGTTGAAATAAAGAAGTTCCGTGCTCAAACAAAGGTTCAATAATTTCCAAGTTACGGCGCGTGATTGGGTCGAGCGCAATAAAGTCAGTACTTTGTTCTAAAAGAATTGAACGGATATGAGGTAACGCCGTTTTTTGAGTTTCTTTGGCATAGTGAATAAGTGCTGCCGCGGCGGCTTTAGCCAAAGGTAACGGGTCTAGTCCGAAACCAGAGAGTGTTGATACAGAGAACTGGTCACATAAGGTTTTTTGCGCATTGTTTAAATTAAAATCGACATTCGGGCGCTTGGTTACAGGGCAATCTAAATGCTTTTTAATTTGTTCGATAATATTCGGGTCAACCAGATCTTCATCAATCAAAATTTCACTTGGCATGAGGCGAGCCAGTTCGATTGGAAGTTGTTCCGGTTTGTAGTCTTGTTGTTGAACTTTAAAAATACCCGCACTTAAGTCGAGTAAAGCAAAACCGATCTGGTTTTGATGGATACATAGCGCAACAAGGTTAGAGGACTGATAACTTGTAAGTAGTGCGTCGTCGGTTAAAGTACCCGGTGTAAGAATACGAACAACTTTGCGCTCAACCGGGCCTTTGCCAGTAACTTCGCCGACTTGCTCACAAATAGCTACAGTTCGGCCGGCTTTTACTAAACGCGCCAAATAACCTTCGGCTGAATGGTAGGGAACACCTGCCATTGGAATCGGGTTGCCATTTGCTTTACCCCGATGGGTTAAGGTAATACCTAAAAGTTTGGCTGCTAAATGCGCGTCTTCAAAGAACAATTCATAAAAGTCGCCCATACGATAAAACAGCAACGCATGTTGATAGTCTTTTTTGACTTTGAGATATTGCTGCATCATTGGAGTGTGGTTGGAGAGATCAGCCATGATTTCAGCGCTATTCATGCGTAATAAACCCTTAAAAAAACGAAAAATCTACTTTTGGTTTATTAACCAATTTCAAGTCTTTAAAAATGAATGTAATTCAAGAAAAGTACAACAACTGGATGAACTTTAGAATCAGCATCCCTAGTATAAAGTGACTTCAGACCATTCCAGTGGTGCAATGGTAACAAATTTGAGTTATCGAAAAAAAGTGATCAAGCATTGAAATAGAGGTTGAATGTAGCAAGACATAAAAATAGAACAATTGGGTCTTTTAAGCCAAGTATTGAAAAATTTAAATATTCAACTCAAAGTTTACTTTTACGCGATCTAAAACAATGAGTGTTCTATAAGTTTTCACGTCTTCATTATCAGCGAAATGTTTTCTAACTAAACTTTCAAAATGAGATAAGTTATTGCTCAGCATGATAATTATAAATGAGACTCCTCCATTCACGAAGTAGCACTGTTGAATTTCTTCAACAGAAGCAAAGTATAGCTTCGCTCTGTCCATAACTACTGAACGATCTTCGCTAAGGCGGACCTCAATAATAGAAGTAATTTTTTCACCAAATTTGAGAGGATTTAAGATAGCGCAATTTTTTAGGATGATTTGTT
The window above is part of the Acinetobacter baumannii genome. Proteins encoded here:
- a CDS encoding GNAT family N-acetyltransferase — its product is MFLRPLQYTEIDLIWQQINRRELITQLYLQKQEHLELTDCFYDVKHWDAYHLENDPPKLKELYEQGALFIGAFDASEQLAGISVVSNQTITDYPNAKLLQYFYVDADQQGKGIGAKLMQAAKESAKQLEANQLYISATPSKRTVDFYIKHGADVLKHPDRQLWELEPEDIHLLCTL
- a CDS encoding Lrp/AsnC family transcriptional regulator; protein product: MSEISLDNFDYAILRILQKDNKTSHREISEKIGLSAASVQRRITRMEEKQIILKNCAILNPLKFGEKITSIIEVRLSEDRSVVMDRAKLYFASVEEIQQCYFVNGGVSFIIIMLSNNLSHFESLVRKHFADNEDVKTYRTLIVLDRVKVNFELNI
- the fdxA gene encoding ferredoxin FdxA — translated: MTFVVTENCIKCKYQDCVEVCPVDCFYEGPNFLVINPDECIDCALCEPECPANAIFSEDELPEGQEVFIELNAELSQKWPNITQIGEQPADREEWNGKPDKLQYLEK
- a CDS encoding D-Ala-D-Ala carboxypeptidase family metallohydrolase, coding for MRKFLQSMLPLCIIPAIMVGCASSPQHTTTGKTSPSGKRIFIPQERVIIERPIPPKVEPASYRAWLNTGDHYERVREYEKFLARHDVAGIVPSFELLRSARDWQKCGRSEYAVPNRELWNNSLSTLRVFKYLIAAKVLTDFEVTSVYRDLPLNECAGGASSSKHLFNSAIDFRIGPEVPQPQDYAFIENTKFKLCQFWTQHGQSLNLGIGLYSSGQIHIDTQGYRTWGPDLTRNTSMCNF
- the mutS gene encoding DNA mismatch repair protein MutS, whose translation is MNSAEIMADLSNHTPMMQQYLKVKKDYQHALLFYRMGDFYELFFEDAHLAAKLLGITLTHRGKANGNPIPMAGVPYHSAEGYLARLVKAGRTVAICEQVGEVTGKGPVERKVVRILTPGTLTDDALLTSYQSSNLVALCIHQNQIGFALLDLSAGIFKVQQQDYKPEQLPIELARLMPSEILIDEDLVDPNIIEQIKKHLDCPVTKRPNVDFNLNNAQKTLCDQFSVSTLSGFGLDPLPLAKAAAAALIHYAKETQKTALPHIRSILLEQSTDFIALDPITRRNLEIIEPLFEHGTSLFQLVNDCQTAMGGRLLSRTLMQPVRDTALLDARLDAIEQLIQGYHESPVRLVLKEIGDIERVLSRVALGSARPRDLVQLRHACAQIPFLRNALAPVVQAKKTKLLGQLDQELGDFKSLHQHLMAAIVENPPVLLRDGNVIAEGYDAELDELRQIRDHAGQFLIDLEIKERERTGISTLKIGYNRVSGYYIELTRAQAEQAPADYIRRQTLKNAERYITPELKSFEDKVLSSESRALAREKALFEALLENLRENIAHLQMMSSAIAQIDVIANFAHQARLNNWARPEFTPETGIKIQGGRHPVVEALSKAPFTPNDTFLDVQHRMAIITGPNMGGKSTFMRQTALISLLAYCGSYVPARAAKLGPIDRIFTRIGSADDLSTGKSTFMVEMTETSQILHHATNQSLVLMDEVGRGTSTYDGLSLAWACVVDLTKRVKCLCLFATHYFELTELGSEPGIDNYHVTAQELNGNLILLHKVQQGPASQSHGLQVAKLAGIPANVIKEAQKRLRILEKQQQQHLQISVQSDLFATLDSEVTPSTQVIEKVIEVEASSPALDLLKQIEVDNLTPRQALEQLYELKAALNS